From a single Nostoc sp. MS1 genomic region:
- a CDS encoding SRPBCC family protein — MSNWLEHSVQVEVEAPIELVWGLWADLEQMPKWMKWIDSVKVPPENPDLSFWKLNTGGLEFTWKSRITKVIPNQIIQWESIDGLPNQGAIRFYDRHGHSIVKMTISYAIPGFLGKIMDSLFLGRAVESTIQADLERFRQYALNLHQSSVNT; from the coding sequence ATGTCTAACTGGCTAGAACATAGCGTACAGGTAGAAGTAGAAGCCCCCATAGAATTAGTCTGGGGGCTATGGGCTGACTTGGAACAAATGCCCAAATGGATGAAGTGGATTGATTCCGTAAAAGTACCACCAGAAAATCCTGATTTATCGTTTTGGAAACTAAATACTGGTGGACTGGAATTTACTTGGAAATCCCGCATTACCAAAGTGATCCCCAATCAAATCATTCAGTGGGAATCAATTGATGGTTTACCCAATCAAGGCGCTATCCGCTTTTACGATCGCCACGGTCATAGTATCGTTAAGATGACTATTTCCTATGCTATCCCCGGCTTTTTAGGCAAAATCATGGATAGCTTGTTTTTGGGGCGGGCAGTTGAATCGACAATTCAAGCTGATTTAGAAAGATTTAGACAATATGCGCTAAATCTCCATCAGTCATCCGTTAACACCTGA
- the zds gene encoding 9,9'-di-cis-zeta-carotene desaturase has product MRVAIVGAGLAGLATAIDLADAGCEVQIFESRPFVGGKVGSWIDGDGNHVEMGLHVFFGCYYQLFDLMNKVGAFSHLRLKEHTHTFVNKGGNLGALDFRFFTGAPFNGLKAFFTTSQLSLQDKLQNAIALGTSPIVRGLVDFDGAMRTIRNLDKVSFADWFRSHGGSNGSIKRMWNPIAYALGFIDCENISARCMLTIFQFFAIKSEASVLRMLEGSPDEYLHKPILKYLEARGTKVYTRRQVREIKYAEIEGQTRVTSIVVAQGDEIEEITADAYVCACDIPGIQRVLPQEWRKWSEFDNIYKLDAVPVATVQMRFDGWVTELQDEEKRQQLKQATGLDNLLYTADADFSCFADLALTSPSDYYRQGQGSLLQLVLTPGDPFIKQSNEAIAQHVLKQVHELFPLSRELNMTWFNVVKLAQSLYREAPGMDVYRPNQKTPIANFFLAGSYTQQDYIDSMEGATLSGRQAAKAILEDIKK; this is encoded by the coding sequence ATGCGCGTTGCAATCGTAGGTGCGGGATTGGCTGGGCTAGCAACCGCTATAGATTTAGCTGATGCTGGCTGTGAAGTCCAAATTTTTGAGTCCCGTCCATTTGTCGGTGGTAAGGTTGGCAGTTGGATCGATGGAGATGGCAACCATGTTGAGATGGGTTTGCATGTCTTTTTTGGGTGCTACTACCAACTGTTTGATCTGATGAATAAGGTGGGGGCATTTTCTCATTTACGTCTCAAAGAACATACCCACACCTTTGTAAATAAAGGGGGAAATCTGGGTGCTTTAGATTTCCGCTTCTTTACAGGTGCGCCCTTTAATGGCTTAAAGGCGTTTTTTACTACATCTCAACTCTCACTCCAAGATAAACTGCAAAATGCGATCGCTTTAGGTACAAGCCCCATAGTCCGAGGCTTAGTAGACTTTGACGGCGCAATGAGAACCATCCGCAACCTTGATAAAGTTAGCTTTGCTGATTGGTTTCGCAGTCATGGTGGTAGTAACGGTAGTATCAAGCGGATGTGGAACCCCATAGCCTACGCTTTGGGATTTATTGACTGTGAAAACATTTCTGCCCGTTGTATGCTGACTATCTTTCAGTTCTTCGCAATCAAAAGCGAAGCTTCGGTACTGCGGATGTTGGAGGGTTCACCAGATGAATACCTACACAAACCCATCCTCAAATATTTAGAAGCTAGGGGAACAAAAGTTTATACTCGTCGGCAAGTACGGGAAATTAAGTATGCGGAAATTGAAGGACAAACTCGCGTTACTAGCATAGTAGTTGCTCAAGGTGATGAGATAGAAGAAATTACCGCCGATGCTTATGTGTGTGCTTGCGACATTCCCGGAATACAGCGAGTTTTGCCCCAAGAATGGCGAAAATGGTCAGAATTTGATAATATTTACAAGTTAGATGCAGTACCAGTCGCTACTGTGCAGATGAGGTTTGATGGCTGGGTGACAGAACTGCAAGACGAGGAGAAACGCCAGCAGCTAAAACAAGCAACCGGGCTAGATAATTTGTTGTATACCGCAGACGCTGATTTCTCCTGTTTTGCTGACTTGGCTTTGACTAGCCCCAGTGATTATTATCGCCAAGGTCAAGGCTCATTATTACAACTGGTGCTAACACCGGGTGATCCATTTATTAAGCAAAGTAACGAAGCGATCGCCCAACACGTCCTCAAACAAGTCCATGAACTATTCCCCTTATCACGGGAACTAAACATGACTTGGTTCAATGTAGTCAAACTAGCGCAATCTCTCTACAGAGAAGCCCCAGGTATGGATGTTTATCGTCCTAACCAAAAAACGCCTATAGCTAATTTCTTCCTCGCAGGTAGTTATACGCAGCAAGACTACATCGACAGCATGGAAGGGGCAACACTGTCTGGTAGGCAGGCAGCAAAAGCCATCCTAGAGGATATTAAAAAATAG
- a CDS encoding ribbon-helix-helix protein, CopG family, producing the protein MIMTNKKWAVKRITVNLAAQEAEKLEKYCQQTGRPATDVIRELIRSLPITDDNKEINS; encoded by the coding sequence ATGATAATGACTAATAAAAAATGGGCCGTTAAACGCATAACTGTTAACTTAGCAGCACAGGAAGCAGAAAAACTGGAAAAATATTGTCAACAGACAGGTAGACCAGCAACTGATGTAATTAGGGAACTCATTAGAAGTTTACCCATAACAGATGACAACAAAGAAATAAATAGTTAG
- a CDS encoding DUF6930 domain-containing protein: MTSFNRSTSRRLKKLTQIPSVWEGDRRPLSSPHTPNVHSESKGDCILWVDGSQGIVRGMDVISEETGPEAIVRTLMRAMEHPHSPAKPARPQRIVVRDREIQFYLRGVLQDLDIAIDYAPELPLIDELFRGFTEIIDGQVPDIPPQYAKALHEKAYAMWQAAPWEFLEEQQIISIEINKWDVGTLYASVMGMLGMEYGILFYRSEDSLKRFRAEVLNHEESHGHLEEAFLKQDCLFLTFEREDENDDEDEVEELSNLALSDLTPTFGNIHPLEGLRSVLYDEEAAVVFLALEGLSRFIRDHRRQLSNREFPSLSRRYRISLPASDEVTKAVSVTVSTMPQLAAELEEMADVFIDEEDFEEFASLESRSLRDDLIPEDSFLSLGVVSWEMLEYLRQGVKYHPLGEYKQVGDGLPVILIQTSRPKAKTVIENIEAAGGLKAICFNPGADPFDGDRYDLGLLQTQNGELFLFGEFLDDDPVHVEARRKWNQRCKNTKGFCGLIIAKGLTGASRGNPQLRDMMALFEARSLSPKDLGLGTLQLMPQFQLE; encoded by the coding sequence ATGACAAGTTTTAATCGCTCTACCAGTCGTCGGTTGAAGAAGTTAACCCAAATTCCTTCTGTATGGGAGGGCGATCGCCGTCCGTTGTCATCACCGCATACCCCAAATGTTCACTCAGAATCTAAGGGTGATTGTATTTTGTGGGTGGACGGTTCACAAGGCATTGTCCGGGGAATGGATGTGATCTCAGAAGAGACTGGGCCGGAAGCGATAGTTCGCACTTTAATGCGTGCAATGGAACATCCCCACAGTCCCGCTAAACCCGCGCGACCACAAAGAATTGTGGTGCGCGATCGAGAAATCCAATTTTATCTGCGTGGCGTACTCCAAGATTTGGATATTGCCATAGATTATGCACCAGAACTGCCGCTCATTGATGAACTGTTTCGCGGATTTACGGAAATTATTGATGGTCAGGTTCCTGATATTCCTCCCCAGTATGCCAAAGCCTTACATGAAAAAGCGTATGCTATGTGGCAAGCAGCGCCTTGGGAATTTTTAGAAGAACAGCAAATTATATCTATAGAGATTAATAAATGGGATGTAGGCACACTCTACGCCTCAGTTATGGGAATGCTGGGAATGGAGTATGGCATTTTGTTTTATCGCTCAGAAGATTCTCTCAAACGCTTTCGTGCAGAAGTTTTAAATCATGAAGAATCCCACGGACATTTAGAGGAGGCTTTTCTTAAACAAGATTGCTTGTTTCTCACTTTTGAGCGTGAGGATGAAAATGATGATGAGGATGAGGTTGAAGAATTAAGTAATTTGGCATTATCAGACCTTACTCCTACCTTTGGCAACATCCATCCCTTAGAAGGATTACGTTCTGTCCTGTACGATGAGGAAGCGGCTGTGGTCTTTTTGGCTTTGGAAGGCCTCTCTCGCTTCATTCGTGACCATCGCCGCCAATTGTCAAATCGGGAGTTCCCTAGCCTAAGTCGTCGCTATCGCATTTCTCTACCTGCATCCGATGAAGTGACTAAAGCTGTATCCGTAACTGTTTCTACCATGCCACAACTCGCCGCAGAGTTGGAAGAAATGGCAGATGTATTCATAGATGAGGAAGATTTTGAGGAATTTGCCTCTTTAGAGTCTCGTTCTTTACGGGATGACTTGATCCCAGAGGACTCTTTTCTCAGTTTAGGTGTAGTGTCTTGGGAAATGTTGGAGTATTTGCGCCAAGGAGTGAAATACCATCCACTGGGTGAATATAAACAAGTGGGTGATGGTCTACCTGTAATTTTAATCCAAACCTCCCGCCCCAAAGCCAAGACTGTCATTGAAAATATCGAAGCAGCTGGGGGACTGAAAGCTATCTGTTTTAATCCGGGTGCTGATCCCTTTGATGGCGATCGCTATGACTTGGGTTTATTGCAAACTCAAAATGGAGAATTGTTCCTTTTTGGCGAATTTTTAGATGATGATCCAGTCCACGTAGAAGCCAGACGCAAGTGGAATCAACGCTGTAAAAATACCAAAGGCTTCTGTGGATTAATTATTGCCAAAGGCTTAACAGGCGCTTCCCGTGGTAATCCTCAACTGCGAGACATGATGGCTTTATTTGAAGCGCGATCGCTCTCACCCAAGGATTTAGGTCTAGGAACCCTGCAACTCATGCCCCAGTTTCAATTGGAATGA
- a CDS encoding iron-sulfur cluster assembly accessory protein → MTQATQSQQRGILLSESALRQVKSLQEKQGNDLCLRVGVRQGGCSGMSYMMDFEQESKITPQDEVFDYDGFKIVSDRKSLLYLYGLMLDYSDAMIGGGFQFTNPNASQTCGCGKSFGV, encoded by the coding sequence ATGACACAAGCCACTCAGTCTCAACAACGCGGCATACTGTTGAGCGAAAGCGCTCTGCGACAAGTAAAGTCCCTCCAAGAGAAGCAAGGTAACGATTTGTGTTTGAGAGTGGGAGTTCGCCAAGGTGGTTGCTCTGGAATGTCTTACATGATGGACTTTGAACAAGAAAGTAAGATCACTCCACAGGATGAAGTTTTCGATTACGATGGCTTTAAAATTGTTAGCGATCGCAAAAGTTTGTTATATCTTTATGGCTTAATGCTCGACTATAGCGATGCCATGATTGGTGGTGGTTTTCAGTTTACGAATCCTAATGCTTCTCAGACCTGTGGTTGCGGTAAATCATTTGGGGTGTAG
- a CDS encoding DUF6887 family protein, with product MSDSDYLQLSEAELREYVKQHPQDEDAFQHYLKIMRAKPNRVVVSTDEQLEAELKKRLMS from the coding sequence ATGAGTGATTCTGATTATCTACAACTATCTGAAGCGGAATTGAGAGAGTACGTAAAACAACATCCCCAAGATGAGGATGCTTTTCAGCATTACCTCAAGATTATGAGGGCAAAACCTAACAGAGTAGTGGTTAGTACTGATGAACAGTTAGAGGCTGAACTGAAAAAAAGGCTTATGTCTTAA
- a CDS encoding TIGR01777 family oxidoreductase: MKVAITGATGFVGTRLIQRLHKEGHQIIILTRNLTSAKRNFPAQTYANVEIVAYTPTTSGAWQDVIAGCDGVVNLAGEPIAETRWTPEQKREILNSRQLGTQKIVEAIAKANPKPTVLVNASAIGYYGTSETTTFDESSASGRDFLAKVCQAWEAEAQKVKESGVRLVILRLGIVLGLGGALGKMITPFKLYAGGPIGSGRQWFSWIHIDDLVNLIVQALTNPQLEGVYNATAPNPVRMNDLSQTMGQVMNRPSWLPVPAFALEALLGDGAIVVLEGQQVLPKRALEAGIKYEYPNLQPALQEILK, translated from the coding sequence ATGAAAGTAGCAATTACAGGCGCAACAGGATTTGTCGGTACTCGGTTAATACAACGACTGCACAAAGAAGGTCATCAAATCATAATTTTGACCCGTAACCTGACATCGGCTAAGAGAAATTTTCCGGCTCAAACCTATGCCAATGTAGAAATTGTGGCATATACACCAACCACATCTGGAGCGTGGCAAGATGTAATTGCTGGTTGTGATGGTGTGGTTAATTTAGCAGGAGAACCTATCGCCGAGACTCGCTGGACACCAGAACAAAAACGTGAGATTCTCAACAGTCGTCAATTAGGTACACAAAAAATAGTTGAAGCTATAGCCAAAGCTAATCCTAAACCAACAGTATTAGTTAATGCTTCCGCCATTGGTTACTACGGGACAAGCGAAACAACTACCTTTGATGAAAGTAGTGCTTCTGGTCGAGATTTTCTGGCAAAGGTTTGTCAAGCATGGGAAGCAGAAGCCCAAAAAGTCAAAGAATCTGGTGTTCGTCTGGTTATACTGCGTTTAGGCATTGTTTTAGGCTTGGGTGGCGCTTTAGGAAAAATGATTACCCCCTTTAAACTTTATGCTGGGGGGCCTATAGGTAGTGGTCGTCAATGGTTTTCCTGGATTCACATCGATGATTTGGTGAATCTTATTGTCCAAGCTTTGACTAATCCTCAGTTAGAAGGCGTATATAATGCTACAGCACCTAACCCTGTACGCATGAATGATTTAAGCCAAACTATGGGACAAGTAATGAACCGTCCCTCATGGCTACCTGTTCCAGCGTTTGCTCTAGAAGCTCTTTTAGGAGATGGAGCGATCGTTGTTCTAGAAGGTCAACAGGTACTTCCTAAACGTGCTTTAGAAGCCGGGATTAAATATGAGTATCCTAATTTACAACCAGCACTGCAAGAAATCTTGAAATAA
- a CDS encoding cob(I)yrinic acid a,c-diamide adenosyltransferase yields MTRNGIGIRTAQVRSERLTGQIHVYDGIGKGKSQAALGVVLRSIGLGINTPNNSNRVLLLRFLKGPERDYDEDGAIAALQRGFPHLIDQVRTGRAEFFGSEEITSFDRAEAGRGWDVAKGAIASGLYSVVVLDEINPVLDLGLLSVDEVVQTLKSKPQELEIIATGRGAPQELLDIADLHSEMKPQHHPIAKELLINGIEIYTGAGKGKSTSALGKALQAIGRGINHPGSTRVLIMQWLKGGSGYTEDAAIAALRQSYPEVVDHQRCGRDAIVWRNSRQELDYVEAERGWEIAKTAIASGLYKTIILDELNPTVDLELLPVEPIVQALLRKPRDTEIIITGRCQNHPAYFDLASIHSEVYCHKHYANQGVELKRGVDF; encoded by the coding sequence ATGACAAGGAACGGCATCGGTATCCGCACAGCACAAGTGCGTTCAGAACGGCTTACTGGCCAGATTCACGTATATGATGGTATCGGTAAAGGTAAGTCTCAAGCGGCTTTGGGTGTAGTTTTACGCTCGATAGGCTTGGGTATTAATACACCAAACAATTCCAATCGCGTCTTACTATTGCGTTTTCTCAAAGGGCCAGAACGGGATTATGACGAAGATGGTGCGATCGCAGCTTTACAGCGTGGTTTTCCCCATCTCATCGACCAAGTACGTACCGGGAGAGCAGAATTTTTTGGCTCAGAAGAAATCACATCCTTTGACCGTGCGGAAGCTGGACGGGGTTGGGATGTGGCCAAAGGTGCGATCGCTTCTGGTTTATATTCTGTGGTCGTCTTGGATGAAATTAACCCAGTCCTGGATTTGGGGTTACTTTCCGTAGATGAAGTAGTTCAAACATTAAAATCTAAACCCCAAGAATTAGAAATCATTGCCACAGGACGAGGTGCGCCGCAAGAATTACTCGATATTGCGGATTTACACTCAGAAATGAAACCCCAACACCATCCCATAGCCAAAGAACTTCTCATCAATGGGATCGAAATTTACACCGGCGCAGGTAAAGGTAAATCTACAAGTGCTTTAGGCAAAGCCTTACAAGCCATTGGTAGAGGAATCAACCATCCTGGTTCAACGCGGGTACTAATTATGCAGTGGCTTAAAGGTGGTAGTGGTTATACAGAAGATGCAGCGATCGCAGCCTTGCGGCAATCATACCCTGAAGTCGTAGACCATCAACGCTGCGGTAGAGATGCGATTGTCTGGCGCAATTCCCGCCAAGAACTAGACTATGTAGAAGCAGAACGCGGTTGGGAAATAGCTAAAACTGCGATCGCCTCTGGACTCTACAAAACCATCATCCTCGACGAACTCAACCCCACTGTAGACTTAGAACTACTTCCTGTAGAACCAATTGTCCAAGCTTTACTCCGCAAACCCCGCGACACCGAAATCATCATCACTGGCCGTTGTCAAAACCACCCCGCCTACTTTGACCTAGCCAGCATTCACTCTGAGGTTTACTGTCACAAACACTACGCTAATCAAGGCGTAGAACTCAAACGGGGAGTAGATTTTTAA
- the fraC gene encoding filament integrity protein FraC, which produces MFEDFDLPRVWPIGTILFNLLFFLIAIPIEGYVYHKRLNFDKKTSIFYAIAVNSFSGVIGWITFFIIEPLLAVPLKAELISYIFFNNFRASNSQGVLILTTFIIFFATFILKFFLLRIFVFVLSEDIGKKKEEPELGQRQKNRFISKINFQDTNLVTTTLIANSLSYTAITAILLIRNNR; this is translated from the coding sequence ATGTTTGAAGACTTTGATCTACCCAGAGTTTGGCCGATTGGCACGATTCTATTTAATTTGTTGTTTTTCTTAATAGCTATTCCCATAGAGGGATACGTCTATCACAAGAGACTGAACTTCGATAAAAAGACTAGTATTTTTTATGCGATCGCGGTTAATAGCTTTTCTGGCGTAATCGGTTGGATAACATTCTTTATAATAGAGCCTTTATTAGCAGTACCTTTAAAGGCAGAGTTAATTAGTTACATATTTTTTAATAATTTTCGAGCCAGTAATAGCCAAGGTGTTCTGATTTTAACTACTTTTATAATTTTCTTTGCTACTTTTATACTAAAATTCTTCCTTTTACGGATTTTTGTTTTTGTCTTAAGTGAAGATATTGGTAAAAAGAAAGAAGAACCAGAGCTTGGGCAACGTCAAAAAAATCGTTTTATTAGTAAGATTAATTTTCAAGATACGAACTTGGTTACTACAACACTTATTGCTAATTCCTTGAGTTACACTGCCATAACTGCTATTTTATTGATTCGCAACAATAGATAA
- the fraD gene encoding septal junction protein FraD, with the protein MNLLFKDFFGIFKIFEETYERIRKILIPPKAYSWQTFIYLSIFSWIMSYLATGYIRDIIALFGWLFLIAGTAWYTTDDPLRVPGTFMPIGAVITGFLVSVFAFGDQTETITSRTIVLWPTISALITAIPEFIEGTDVDSKTRIPKPDARQRIIVLVASCMMISCWLQFYFVMDNWLKQYPSLSAESFGRSSFVITGMEPEKIPTNGVTILNKLQPLVEEQIADRPWSEVERWLLEANVKVGQLGREVINNNLSKYEEKELWRVEPRVVNLNSGYRLDLLSIWTGPTANPRGYFLRKSCQIDPVAAPSTTTNSRIPEDKKAVAEIQCDRLSKLFSGAAPPQQ; encoded by the coding sequence ATGAATTTATTATTTAAAGACTTTTTCGGTATTTTCAAAATTTTTGAAGAGACTTATGAACGTATTAGAAAGATATTAATACCGCCAAAGGCTTATTCTTGGCAGACATTTATTTATTTGAGTATTTTCTCTTGGATAATGTCTTATTTGGCTACGGGTTACATTAGAGATATTATTGCCCTTTTCGGTTGGTTATTTTTAATTGCAGGTACAGCTTGGTACACGACTGATGATCCTTTGCGAGTTCCTGGTACTTTTATGCCAATAGGAGCAGTAATTACTGGATTTTTAGTTAGTGTTTTTGCTTTTGGTGATCAGACAGAAACCATTACATCTAGAACTATTGTACTTTGGCCGACAATATCAGCATTAATTACCGCTATTCCTGAATTTATTGAAGGAACTGATGTTGACTCTAAAACTCGCATTCCTAAACCAGACGCTCGGCAGAGAATTATCGTTTTGGTAGCTAGTTGTATGATGATCAGTTGTTGGCTTCAGTTTTATTTTGTTATGGATAATTGGTTAAAACAATATCCTAGTTTATCAGCAGAAAGTTTTGGACGTAGTAGTTTTGTCATCACTGGTATGGAGCCAGAAAAAATCCCTACTAATGGGGTGACTATTTTAAATAAATTGCAACCATTAGTTGAAGAACAAATTGCAGATAGACCTTGGTCAGAAGTTGAAAGATGGCTGTTAGAAGCAAATGTCAAGGTAGGTCAATTAGGTAGGGAAGTAATAAATAATAACTTGTCAAAATACGAAGAAAAAGAACTCTGGCGTGTAGAACCACGAGTTGTTAACCTTAACTCTGGCTATAGGTTAGATTTGTTAAGCATTTGGACAGGCCCAACTGCTAACCCTCGTGGTTATTTCTTGCGAAAATCCTGTCAAATTGACCCCGTAGCCGCACCCAGCACTACCACAAACAGTAGAATACCGGAGGATAAAAAAGCAGTAGCAGAAATACAATGCGATCGCTTGAGTAAATTATTCTCAGGCGCAGCACCACCGCAACAGTGA
- a CDS encoding ABC transporter permease → MMKTFAIAKNVFQEVVRDRILYIIGFYVLTLAVAIRALPEYAASTQDKMFLDFGLAAMSAISLLIAIFVGTGLINKEIEKRTILLLIAKPVSRGEIITGKFFGLSSVLAVLIASMTVIYLLFLQFGNIPHTTASILIAAVFLCLQLSLITAVAITFGVFTSTLLAVALTFAVYLMGNITQNLVEFSRLSRNPVMESVSQFLYLVLPDLSRLDLKNDAVYGLQALPDPISLFGHAGYGLIYIVMLLAIAISLFSRREF, encoded by the coding sequence ATGATGAAAACTTTTGCAATTGCTAAGAATGTATTTCAGGAAGTAGTGCGCGATCGCATTCTCTATATTATCGGTTTTTATGTTTTGACTTTGGCTGTAGCTATCCGTGCTTTACCCGAATATGCGGCTTCTACTCAAGATAAAATGTTTCTTGACTTCGGTTTGGCAGCGATGAGTGCTATCAGTTTACTAATTGCTATATTTGTAGGTACAGGTTTAATTAATAAGGAAATAGAGAAACGAACTATTTTGTTATTAATTGCTAAACCTGTAAGCCGTGGGGAAATTATCACGGGTAAATTCTTTGGTTTATCGTCTGTGCTGGCTGTTTTAATTGCCAGTATGACAGTTATTTATCTGCTATTTTTACAATTTGGTAATATTCCTCATACAACAGCAAGTATTTTAATCGCAGCCGTATTTTTATGTTTACAGTTATCTTTGATAACTGCTGTGGCTATTACCTTTGGGGTATTCACTAGCACATTGTTGGCTGTGGCTTTGACTTTTGCTGTGTATTTAATGGGGAATATTACGCAAAATTTGGTGGAGTTTAGCCGCCTGAGTCGTAACCCTGTAATGGAAAGTGTTAGTCAGTTTTTATATTTAGTCTTGCCAGATTTATCTCGATTAGATTTGAAAAATGATGCTGTATATGGTCTGCAAGCACTACCTGATCCAATTTCCCTGTTTGGTCACGCTGGCTATGGTTTAATTTATATTGTCATGTTATTAGCGATCGCCATTTCTCTGTTTTCCAGACGAGAATTTTAA
- a CDS encoding pentapeptide repeat-containing protein, translated as MINFAGSQASVLSQIKDKLCQRRDFSGCDLSGIDLRTVDLSGVNLVGADLSFANLSGCIITGANLAGANLSNANLREAKLYEADLSSANLTNADLTQANLCGAMLWRSQCHNTNFWGASLCEADLREADLTQAKLVEASLIQTNLVKANLTNANLSGAKLLEANLTEANLSNTDLTWANLTKADLSNANLEATTITYTKLHDTIMPDGKIHHPQIVIFE; from the coding sequence ATGATAAATTTTGCTGGCTCACAGGCATCAGTACTGAGTCAAATCAAAGATAAATTGTGTCAGCGTCGAGATTTTAGCGGCTGTGATTTGAGTGGAATTGACTTAAGGACGGTTGATTTAAGTGGAGTTAATTTGGTAGGTGCAGATTTAAGCTTTGCTAATTTGTCTGGCTGTATCATCACGGGTGCAAACCTCGCTGGTGCAAATTTAAGCAATGCTAATTTGCGTGAAGCTAAGTTATACGAGGCTGATTTATCGTCAGCTAATTTAACTAATGCTGATTTAACGCAAGCAAATTTATGTGGTGCAATGCTTTGGCGATCGCAATGTCATAATACTAATTTCTGGGGTGCTTCCTTATGCGAAGCTGATTTACGGGAAGCTGATCTGACTCAAGCTAAATTAGTGGAAGCCTCTTTAATCCAAACTAATCTAGTTAAAGCAAATCTTACAAATGCCAACCTATCTGGAGCTAAATTACTAGAAGCTAATTTAACAGAGGCTAACTTAAGCAATACTGACCTGACATGGGCAAATCTTACCAAGGCTGACTTAAGTAATGCCAACTTAGAAGCAACAACAATAACTTATACTAAGTTGCACGACACTATTATGCCAGATGGCAAGATTCACCATCCCCAAATAGTAATTTTTGAATGA
- a CDS encoding carbohydrate ABC transporter permease has product MSKTSNKSWLDNDTFAAWSFLAPSVILLGLFVLWPIAYLFYLSFTAGSFTSTGTYWVGLKNYWRLLLNADFWQVLGNTVYFTAASVLPSLVIPLGLAVLLNRTLILRGVLRSAYFLPSIISLVASGLGFRWLFQTSGPVNAFLTMLGIPEISWLGDTFWAMPVIIILSIWKQIGFNMVVFLAGLQAIPSSRYEAAELDGANSWQQFWYITLPGLRPTLIFAAITTAIFTLRSFEQVFIMTGGGPLNTTNLLVYYIYQEAFGEFDFGYAAAAATVLLALALVLVYFQLRTWEEE; this is encoded by the coding sequence ATGTCAAAAACATCTAATAAGTCATGGTTAGATAATGATACATTCGCCGCATGGAGTTTTCTTGCCCCATCTGTAATTTTGTTGGGTTTATTTGTCCTGTGGCCTATCGCCTATTTGTTTTATCTCAGCTTTACTGCTGGGAGTTTCACTTCCACAGGGACATATTGGGTAGGGTTAAAAAATTACTGGCGATTGTTACTTAACGCTGATTTTTGGCAAGTTCTTGGTAACACCGTTTATTTTACCGCAGCTTCCGTACTTCCTAGCTTAGTTATCCCTTTAGGACTGGCAGTTTTATTAAATCGTACCCTTATATTACGCGGAGTGCTAAGAAGTGCTTATTTTCTCCCATCAATTATTTCTCTGGTAGCGTCTGGTTTAGGTTTTCGTTGGTTGTTTCAAACCTCCGGCCCGGTAAACGCATTTTTAACTATGCTTGGTATTCCCGAAATTTCCTGGTTAGGAGATACATTTTGGGCAATGCCTGTAATCATTATTTTAAGTATTTGGAAACAAATTGGATTTAATATGGTGGTGTTCTTGGCGGGGTTACAGGCTATTCCTTCCAGTCGCTACGAAGCCGCAGAACTAGACGGTGCTAACAGTTGGCAACAGTTTTGGTATATTACCTTACCTGGATTAAGACCTACTTTAATTTTTGCTGCAATCACCACAGCCATTTTTACATTGCGGAGTTTCGAGCAAGTTTTCATAATGACAGGTGGAGGGCCTTTAAACACAACCAACTTACTGGTTTACTATATCTATCAAGAAGCTTTTGGTGAATTTGACTTTGGTTACGCCGCCGCCGCCGCAACTGTACTTTTAGCTTTGGCTTTGGTGCTAGTGTACTTCCAGTTACGCACTTGGGAAGAAGAGTAA